The Streptomyces sp. NBC_01317 genomic interval CCCGCGCCCTGGCGCCCCGGCTGCGCCCGAACACCACCGTGCTGCTGGAGTCCCCCGCCGCACCCGGCACGACGGAGGGCTTCCTGCGCTCCGTCCTGGAAGAGGGCTCGGGGCTCCGCGCCGGACGGGACTTCCACCTCGCGTACTCCCCCGGCCGCCTCGACCCGGGCAACCGCACCCACGGCTACGCCAACACACCCAAGGTCATCGGCGGCCTCACCCCCGCGTGCACGGAATCGGCCGCCGCCTTCTACGGACGCCTCACCGACAAGGTCGTCCGGGCGCGCGGTCCGCGCGAGGCCGAGACCGTCAAACTCCTCGAAACGAACTTCCGGCACGTCAACATCGCACTGGTCAACGAGATGGCCGTGCTCTGCCACGACCTCGGCGTCGACCTCTGGGACGTCATCCGCTGCGCCGAGACCAAGCCCTTCGGCTTCCAGGCGTTCCGCCCGGGACCCGGGGTCGGCGGCCACGGCGTGCCGATGGACCCCAGCTACCTCCCGCACGCGGGCCGCACCCCCGGCCACCCCCTGCGGATGGTGGGCCTGGCCCAGGAGATCAACACACGCATGCCGCAGTACGTCATCCAGCGCTCGGCCACCCTCCTGAACGAACACGGCAAGTCCGCGCGCGGCGCGCGCGTGCTGCTCCTGGGCGTCACCTACAAGCCGGACCTGGCCGACCAGGAGAGCTCACCGGCCACCGAGATCGCCTGCCGCCTGATGGACCTGGGCGCGGCGGTCAGCTACCACGACCCGTACGTCCCCGACTGGCGCGTCCGCGACGTCCCGGTCCCCCGCGCGGACTCGCTCTACGAGGCAGCTGCCAACGCGGACCTGACGGTCCTGCTCCAGCACCACCGCACGTACGACCTCCAGGGCCTCGCGGTGAAGGCGCAACTGCTCCTGGACACCCGGGGGGCGAGCCCTGCGGGGGCGGCGTACCGGCTGTGAGCGGGGTGGCGGCCCGACCCCGCGACGTAAAACAATTGTTGCACAAATGCTTCGCCGGGCGGTAAAGTCGACAGCATGGCAGCGACCATAGGGTTCCGGCCGACAGACGAAGACGAACGCATCATCCGTACCGCGATGCGCGAAGGTGAGCGCACCAGCGACGTCATCCGCCGCGCGCTGCGCCTCCTGGAGCGGGAAGCGTGGCTCACCCAGGCGCAGGCCGACGCCGAGCGGCTGTCCGACGAGGACGTCTCCGACGAGAACGCCTGGTGATCCGGGGCGCCGTGTACCGGGTGGACCTGGGCAACGCCAAGCGTGGCCACGAGCAGCGCGGCAGGCGGTACGGCCTGGTCCTCAGCCCGAGCGCCATGCCCTGGAGCGTGGCCACCATCGTCCCGACCTCGACCAGTGCCCAACCCGCGGTCTTCCGCCCGGAGCTGGACATCGCGGGCACGTTGACCCGCTTCCTCGTCGACCAGATCCGTACGATCGACGTCAGCTTCCTCCACGGCGACCCCGTGCGTTACCTGGACAGGTACGAACTGGCCCAGGTGGAGCACGCGGTGAGCCACTACCTCGGTATCTGACTCCCGCGCGGGGCCCGTTCGCGGCGCGCCCGGCCCCCGCGCGGGAACGGGGTCAACGGCGGTGCTGGGAGTCCCCCACCGCCACCTCGACCCGCTGGAACTCCTTGAGTTCGCTGTACCCCGTCGTCGCCATCGCCCGCTTCAGCGCGCCGAAGAAGTTCATCGAACCGTCCGGGCTGTGCGAGGGGCCCGTCAGGACCTCCTCCGTACTGCCGACGATCCCCAGGTCCACCAGCTTGCCGCGCGGCACGTCCTCGTGGACCGCCTCCATGCCCCAGTGGTGGCCCTTGCCCGGCGCGTCCGACGCCCGCGCCAGCGGGGAGCCGATCATCACCGAGTCCGCGCCGCACGCGATCGCCTTGGGCAGGTCGCCGGACCAGCCGACCCCGCCGTCCGCGATGACGTGCACGTACCGGCCGCCGGACTCGTCCATGTAGTCCCGCCGCGCCGCCGCGACGTCCGCCACGGCCGTCGCCATCGGGACCTGGATGCCCAGCACGTTACGGGTGGTGTGCGCGGCGCCGCCGCCGAAGCCGACCAGCACGCCCGCCGCGCCCGTACGCATCAGGTGGAGCGCCGCCGTGTACGTGGCGCAGCCGCCGACGATGACCGGGACGTCCAGCTCGTAGATGAACTGCTTGAGGTTCAGCGGCTCGGCCGCTCCCGAGACGTGCTCGGCGGAGACCGTCGTCCCGCGGATGACGAAGATGTCGACCCCGGCGTCCACCACGGCCTTGGAGAACTGCGCGGTGCGCTGCGGCGAGAGCGCGGCGGCCGTGACCACCCCGGAGTCCCGCACCTCCTTGATGCGCCGGCCGATCAGCTCTTCCTTGATCGGCTCCGCGTAGATCTCCTGGAGGCGGCGGTTCGCGGTCGCCTCCTCCAGCTCCGCGATCTCGTCGAGCAGCGGCTGCGGGTCCTCGTAACGGGTCCACAGGCCTTCCAGGTTGAGCACCCCCAGGCCGCCCATCTCACCGATCCGGATCGCCGTCGCCGGGGAGACGATGGAGTCCATCGGAGCGGCCAGGAACGGCAGCTCGAACCGGTAGGCGTCGATCTGCCAGGCGATCGAGACCTCCTTCGGGTCCCGGGTGCGCCGGCTCGGGACGACGGCGATGTCGTCGAACGCGTACGCCCTGCGGCCGCGCTTGCCGCGCCCGATCTCGATCTCAGTCACGATGTGTGGCCTTTCCCTCTACGTCTGCCGGTCCAGTATCCCCGACGCACCCGTGAGGGGCGGGTCCGGAACCGGACCCGCCCCTCAGGGACACGCGCAATGATCAGTGCTGGTTGTAGTTCGGCGCCTCGACGGTCATCTGGATGTCGTGCGGATGGCTCTCCTTGAGGCCCGCCGCGGTGATCCGTACGAACCGGCCCTTGTGCTCCATCTCGTCGATGGACGCCGCGCCCACGTACCCCATGGTCTGCCGCAGTCCGCCGATCAGCTGGTGCAGCACCGCGCCCAGCGGGCCGCGGAACGGCACCTGGCCCTCGATGCCCTCGGGCACCAGCTTGTCGTCCGCCGACACGTCGCCCTGGAAGTAGCGGTCCTTCGAGTACGAACGGCCCTGGCCGCGCGACTGCATCGCACCGAGCGACCCCATCCCGCGGTACGACTTGAACTGCTTGCCGTTGATGAACTGGAGCTCGCCCGGGGACTCCTCGCAGCCCGCGAGCAGGCTGCCCAGCATGACGGTGGACGCGCCGGCGGCCAGCGCCTTGCCGATGTCGCCCGAGTACTGGAGGCCGCCGTCGCCGATGACCGGGATGCCCGCCGCGCGGCAGACCACCGCGGCCTCGTAGATCGCCGTGACCTGCGGGACGCCGATGCCGGCGACCACGCGGGTCGTACAGATCGAACCGGGGCCCACGCCGACCTTGACGCCGTCCACACCCGCGTCGATCAGCGCCTGCGCGCCGTCACGGGTGGCGACGTTCCCGCCGATGACGTCCACCGGGACGCTCGACTTGATCTTGGACATCCAGCTGAGCGCGTTGCTGTTGTGGCCGTGGGAGGTGTCCACGACCAGGAAGTCGACCCCGGCCGCGACCAGCGCCTGCGAGCGCTCCAGCGCCTCGGGGCTGGCGCCGACGGCGGCGCCGACCAGCAGCCGGCCCTCGCCGTCCTTCGCCGCGTTCGGGTACTTCTCGGCCTTGACGAAGTCCTTGACCGTGATGAGGCCCTTGAGGATGCCCGCGTCGTCGACCAGCGGCAGCTTCTCGATCTTGTGGCGCCGCAGCAGGTGCATGGCGTCCACGCCGGAGATGCCGACCTTGCCTGTGACGAGCGGCATGGGGGTCATGACCTCGCGCACCTGGCGGCCGCGGTCCGACTCGAACGCCATGTCGCGGTTGGTGACGATGCCGAGCAGCTTGCCCGCGCGGTCGGTGACCGGGACGCCGCTGATCCGGAACTTGGCGCAGAGCTGGTCGGCCTCGGCCAGCGTCGCGTCGGGGTGCACCGTGATGGGGTCGGTGACCATCCCGGACTCGGAGCGCTTGACCAGGTCGACCTGGTTGGCCTGGTCGGCGATGGACAGGTTGCGGTGCAGCACGCCGACGCCGCCCTGCCGCGCCATGGCGATCGCCATGCGGGCCTCGGTGACCTTGTCCATCGCGGCGGAGAGCAGCGGGATGTTCACGCGGACGTTGCGGGAGACCAGGGACGAGGTGTCCACCTGGTTCGGCAGGACCTCCGAGGCGCCCGGCAGCAGCAGCACGTCGTCGTATGTCAGCCCGAGCGTCGCGAATTTCTCAGGCACTCCGTCGACGTATGCAGTCATGACACCTTCCCCAGATGGCTTGATCGGTGCGGATGTCCATGCTAACGGGCCGCGCGGACGTCTCATTCCACGGCCACCGCCCGCTCACCGTTCCGCCGGCCCGCGCGGTCACTGTCGCGCTCACTGTTCCGCCAGCGCGCGCAGTCTGCTCAGGGCGCGGTGCTGGGCGACCCGCACCGCGCCCGGGGACATCCCGAGCATCTGGCCGGTCTCCTCGGCGGTCAGTCCGACCGCCACCCGCAGGACGAGCAGCTCGCGCTGGTTCTCCGGGAGGTTGGCCAGGAGTTTCTTGGCCCATTCGGCGTCACTGCTGAGCAGCGCCCGCTCCTCCGGCCCGAGCGAGTCGTCGGGACGCTCGGGCATCTCGTCGGACGGTACGGCCGTGGATCCCGGGTGCCGCATGGCGGCCCGCTGGAGATCGGCGACCTTGTGCCCGGCGATCGCGAAGACGAACGCCTCGAAGGGGCGGCCGGTGTCGCGGTAGCGCGGCAGGGCCATCAGGACCGCGACGCAGACTTCCTGCGCGAGGTCTTCGGTGAAATGACGGGCGTCGCCCGGCAGCCGGCTCAGCCGCGTACGGCAGTAGCGCAGCGCGAGCGGGTGGACGCGGGCCAGGAGATCATGCGTGGCCTGCTCGTCGCCGTCGACAGCACGATGAACGAGCGCACCGATCACCGTGGTCTCGTCATCGCGCATCGGTCCATGGTGCCTTGACGGCTCCTGATCAGTGGCACCGCG includes:
- a CDS encoding GuaB3 family IMP dehydrogenase-related protein; protein product: MTEIEIGRGKRGRRAYAFDDIAVVPSRRTRDPKEVSIAWQIDAYRFELPFLAAPMDSIVSPATAIRIGEMGGLGVLNLEGLWTRYEDPQPLLDEIAELEEATANRRLQEIYAEPIKEELIGRRIKEVRDSGVVTAAALSPQRTAQFSKAVVDAGVDIFVIRGTTVSAEHVSGAAEPLNLKQFIYELDVPVIVGGCATYTAALHLMRTGAAGVLVGFGGGAAHTTRNVLGIQVPMATAVADVAAARRDYMDESGGRYVHVIADGGVGWSGDLPKAIACGADSVMIGSPLARASDAPGKGHHWGMEAVHEDVPRGKLVDLGIVGSTEEVLTGPSHSPDGSMNFFGALKRAMATTGYSELKEFQRVEVAVGDSQHRR
- the guaB gene encoding IMP dehydrogenase yields the protein MTAYVDGVPEKFATLGLTYDDVLLLPGASEVLPNQVDTSSLVSRNVRVNIPLLSAAMDKVTEARMAIAMARQGGVGVLHRNLSIADQANQVDLVKRSESGMVTDPITVHPDATLAEADQLCAKFRISGVPVTDRAGKLLGIVTNRDMAFESDRGRQVREVMTPMPLVTGKVGISGVDAMHLLRRHKIEKLPLVDDAGILKGLITVKDFVKAEKYPNAAKDGEGRLLVGAAVGASPEALERSQALVAAGVDFLVVDTSHGHNSNALSWMSKIKSSVPVDVIGGNVATRDGAQALIDAGVDGVKVGVGPGSICTTRVVAGIGVPQVTAIYEAAVVCRAAGIPVIGDGGLQYSGDIGKALAAGASTVMLGSLLAGCEESPGELQFINGKQFKSYRGMGSLGAMQSRGQGRSYSKDRYFQGDVSADDKLVPEGIEGQVPFRGPLGAVLHQLIGGLRQTMGYVGAASIDEMEHKGRFVRITAAGLKESHPHDIQMTVEAPNYNQH
- a CDS encoding type II toxin-antitoxin system PemK/MazF family toxin codes for the protein MIRGAVYRVDLGNAKRGHEQRGRRYGLVLSPSAMPWSVATIVPTSTSAQPAVFRPELDIAGTLTRFLVDQIRTIDVSFLHGDPVRYLDRYELAQVEHAVSHYLGI
- a CDS encoding sigma-70 family RNA polymerase sigma factor: MRDDETTVIGALVHRAVDGDEQATHDLLARVHPLALRYCRTRLSRLPGDARHFTEDLAQEVCVAVLMALPRYRDTGRPFEAFVFAIAGHKVADLQRAAMRHPGSTAVPSDEMPERPDDSLGPEERALLSSDAEWAKKLLANLPENQRELLVLRVAVGLTAEETGQMLGMSPGAVRVAQHRALSRLRALAEQ
- a CDS encoding nucleotide sugar dehydrogenase, with the translated sequence MPADLAVIGLGHLGLPLAQAAVAAGIDTIGYDTDPTPVARLAAGHPPVEGSLSASDIRRMLSGGFRPTTNPTELGRVRTAVICAPTPLGADRTPDLTAIGDAARALAPRLRPNTTVLLESPAAPGTTEGFLRSVLEEGSGLRAGRDFHLAYSPGRLDPGNRTHGYANTPKVIGGLTPACTESAAAFYGRLTDKVVRARGPREAETVKLLETNFRHVNIALVNEMAVLCHDLGVDLWDVIRCAETKPFGFQAFRPGPGVGGHGVPMDPSYLPHAGRTPGHPLRMVGLAQEINTRMPQYVIQRSATLLNEHGKSARGARVLLLGVTYKPDLADQESSPATEIACRLMDLGAAVSYHDPYVPDWRVRDVPVPRADSLYEAAANADLTVLLQHHRTYDLQGLAVKAQLLLDTRGASPAGAAYRL